From a region of the Thermus caldilimi genome:
- a CDS encoding restriction endonuclease subunit S gives MTAFILNEEVVTPYFLVYLLKEERYQAWFANNKKGTTIKGVPRQELVGIKIPLPPLPEQQEIARILRAVDERIQAEEAYARALDDLFKSLLSELMTGRLRVAPDSATETEPVGTGQPGVGARYRLAPTTSTTEETKGG, from the coding sequence TTGACAGCATTTATCCTTAATGAAGAAGTTGTTACTCCGTACTTTTTGGTTTATTTGCTAAAAGAGGAACGTTATCAAGCTTGGTTCGCCAACAACAAGAAAGGCACAACGATTAAGGGAGTTCCACGCCAAGAGCTTGTTGGTATCAAGATTCCCCTCCCTCCCCTCCCCGAGCAACAAGAAATCGCCCGCATCCTGCGGGCGGTGGATGAGCGCATCCAGGCGGAGGAGGCCTATGCCCGCGCGCTGGACGACCTTTTCAAAAGCCTATTGAGCGAGCTGATGACCGGGCGGCTTCGGGTAGCGCCCGACTCAGCAACGGAAACAGAACCCGTAGGGACAGGCCAGCCCGGGGTAGGGGCAAGGTACCGCCTCGCCCCTACGACGTCCACCACCGAAGAAACAAAGGGGGGATGA
- a CDS encoding type I restriction endonuclease subunit R, whose translation MSLSSERHNVQNPLIRYAREAGWEYLPPEEALRLRGGEAKPFLHAVLVEQLQRLNPAVVTNPTKAEEVVRRLLSIRADIEGNYEAWEYLKGLKTVFVEAERRERNLRLLDADRPEVNRFHVTDEFPFRSGAHRIRADVVFLINGIPVLIVETKGATRLEGIAEAFDQIRRYHQEAPDLMAQAQLFVLTQLVQFFYGATWSLSRKTLFNWREDVGAHRDSSLGSDFETLVKAFVAPRRVLRVLTDYILFARKDGELSKVILRPHQMRAAERVLGRARDPEKQRGLVWHTQGSGKTYTMLTIARKLMETPEFQNPTVLLIVDRNELEQQLFQNLEALGFGHVHLATSKRHLRHLLQRDTRGLIVSMIHKFDDMPANLCTRRNVFVLVDEAHRSTGGDLGNYLMGALPNATFIGFTGTPIDKTAHGKGTFKTFGGDDPQGYLDKYSIRESIEDGTTVPLHYQLAPNDLMADREAMEREFWTVAELEGVADVEEINRVLDRAVTLTNMLKNRDRVDKIAGFVAEHFKNYVQPMGYKAFLVAADREACAFYKEALDRYLPPEWSAVVISAAHNDPPHLKRFHLGEEEERRLRQAFRKPGENPQIFIVTEKLLTGYDAPILYCMYLDKPMRDHVLLQAIARVNRPYESEEGQRKTTGLILDFVGIFEDLERALAFDSQDVSGVVQGIEVLQARFQKFMEQARAEYLTLTGGKEGDEAIEAVLEHFRDKETREVFYRFFRELEELYEILSPDPFLRPYLDDYQRMVETYRLLSAAYEPHVPVDKSFLRKTAEIVQRHSRTNAVHQPNATHTISPAALLALLQEGKPETVRVFNLLKELHRLVDEQGRAAPYLLSIGERAEEIRRRFEERQMESQEALRELEELVKQLNQAQAERASSPLSPQAFAVEWWLRTHRVDPPQAAQVAREMEAAFAEYPHWMISRKQEGDLRTRLYEGLLKIGVSESEVVAWADALLSLLRRAAQ comes from the coding sequence ATGAGCCTCTCCTCTGAGCGCCATAACGTGCAAAACCCCCTCATCCGCTACGCCAGGGAAGCGGGATGGGAATATCTTCCGCCTGAAGAGGCGCTCCGCCTGCGCGGCGGCGAGGCCAAGCCCTTCCTGCACGCCGTGCTGGTGGAGCAGCTTCAGCGCCTCAACCCCGCCGTGGTGACCAACCCCACCAAAGCCGAGGAGGTCGTCCGCCGCCTGCTTTCCATCCGCGCCGATATTGAAGGCAACTATGAGGCCTGGGAATACCTTAAGGGTCTGAAGACGGTGTTCGTGGAAGCCGAGCGCCGTGAGCGCAACCTGCGCCTGCTGGATGCGGACCGCCCCGAAGTTAACCGCTTCCACGTCACCGACGAATTCCCTTTCCGGAGCGGCGCCCACCGCATCCGCGCCGATGTGGTCTTCTTGATCAACGGCATTCCCGTCCTCATCGTGGAAACCAAAGGGGCCACGCGGTTGGAGGGCATCGCCGAGGCCTTTGACCAAATCCGCCGCTATCACCAAGAAGCCCCCGATCTGATGGCACAGGCCCAGCTCTTTGTCCTCACCCAGCTGGTGCAGTTCTTCTACGGGGCCACCTGGTCGCTTTCGCGCAAGACCCTATTCAATTGGCGCGAAGATGTGGGGGCGCATCGCGATTCGTCCCTAGGATCCGATTTTGAAACGCTGGTCAAAGCCTTCGTTGCGCCGCGCCGCGTCCTGCGCGTGCTCACCGATTACATTCTCTTTGCCCGTAAGGATGGCGAGCTGAGCAAGGTCATCCTGCGCCCCCACCAGATGCGCGCCGCGGAACGGGTGCTGGGACGGGCGCGCGACCCTGAGAAACAGCGCGGACTGGTCTGGCACACGCAGGGCTCTGGCAAAACCTACACCATGCTCACCATCGCCCGGAAGCTCATGGAGACGCCCGAGTTCCAGAACCCCACCGTGTTGCTCATCGTGGACCGCAACGAGCTGGAGCAGCAGCTTTTCCAGAACCTCGAGGCCCTCGGCTTCGGGCACGTTCACCTGGCCACCTCCAAGCGCCACCTGCGCCACCTGCTCCAGCGCGATACGCGGGGCCTCATCGTCTCCATGATCCACAAGTTTGACGACATGCCCGCCAACCTGTGCACGCGGCGCAACGTCTTCGTTCTGGTGGACGAAGCGCACCGCTCCACCGGTGGCGACCTGGGCAACTACCTGATGGGTGCCCTGCCCAACGCCACCTTCATCGGCTTTACGGGCACACCCATAGACAAAACCGCCCACGGCAAAGGGACGTTCAAGACCTTTGGCGGCGACGACCCGCAAGGCTACCTGGACAAATACTCCATCCGCGAGTCCATAGAAGACGGCACCACCGTGCCGCTGCACTACCAACTTGCCCCCAACGACCTGATGGCCGACCGCGAGGCCATGGAAAGGGAGTTTTGGACGGTGGCTGAACTGGAGGGCGTGGCCGATGTGGAGGAAATCAACCGCGTCCTGGACCGCGCCGTCACCCTGACCAACATGCTCAAGAACCGCGACCGGGTGGACAAAATCGCCGGCTTCGTGGCCGAGCATTTCAAAAACTACGTCCAGCCCATGGGTTATAAGGCCTTTCTCGTGGCCGCCGACCGCGAAGCCTGCGCCTTCTACAAAGAAGCCCTGGACCGTTACCTGCCACCCGAATGGAGCGCGGTGGTCATCAGCGCTGCGCACAACGATCCGCCGCACCTCAAGCGCTTTCACCTCGGCGAAGAAGAAGAGCGTCGCCTACGCCAAGCCTTCCGCAAGCCGGGGGAAAACCCGCAGATTTTCATCGTCACGGAAAAGCTGCTCACCGGCTACGATGCGCCTATTCTCTACTGCATGTACCTGGACAAGCCCATGCGGGACCACGTGCTCTTGCAGGCCATCGCCCGCGTTAACCGCCCTTACGAGAGCGAGGAGGGTCAGCGCAAAACCACCGGCCTGATCCTGGATTTTGTCGGCATCTTTGAGGACCTCGAGCGGGCCCTAGCGTTTGATTCACAAGACGTGAGCGGCGTGGTGCAGGGCATCGAGGTCTTGCAAGCGCGCTTCCAGAAATTCATGGAGCAGGCCCGGGCCGAGTACCTGACCTTGACGGGCGGAAAGGAGGGCGACGAAGCCATAGAGGCGGTGTTGGAGCACTTCCGCGACAAGGAAACGCGGGAAGTATTTTACCGCTTCTTCCGCGAGCTGGAAGAGCTTTACGAAATCCTCTCGCCCGACCCATTCCTGCGCCCGTACCTGGACGATTACCAGCGCATGGTGGAGACGTACCGCCTGCTCAGTGCCGCCTACGAGCCGCACGTGCCGGTGGATAAATCCTTCCTCCGCAAGACCGCCGAAATCGTTCAACGGCATAGCCGCACGAACGCAGTTCACCAACCTAACGCCACCCACACAATCAGCCCCGCGGCCCTGCTGGCCCTGCTGCAGGAGGGAAAGCCCGAGACGGTCAGGGTCTTCAACCTCCTCAAGGAGCTGCACCGCTTGGTGGACGAACAGGGAAGAGCGGCTCCCTATCTGCTTTCCATCGGCGAGCGTGCCGAGGAAATCCGCCGCCGCTTTGAGGAGCGGCAAATGGAATCGCAGGAGGCCCTGCGTGAACTGGAAGAACTGGTCAAGCAGCTGAATCAGGCGCAGGCCGAACGGGCCTCCAGCCCTCTTTCCCCCCAAGCCTTTGCTGTGGAGTGGTGGTTGCGCACCCATCGGGTGGATCCCCCACAGGCGGCACAGGTGGCGCGGGAAATGGAAGCGGCCTTTGCCGAATACCCCCACTGGATGATCAGCCGCAAACAGGAAGGCGATCTGCGTACTCGCCTGTACGAGGGGTTGCTGAAGATTGGCGTTTCGGAATCGGAAGTGGTCGCTTGGGCAGATGCCCTTCTAAGCCTGCTGCGGAGGGCAGCGCAATGA
- a CDS encoding CBS domain-containing protein: MRVVVAHENLDFDALGSMVLAGRLFPGSVLALIGGLEGPLKEIAPLLEDRLDLVPAAEIPVERVTEVVLVDNARPERIGPFKALVGRVPFQVYDHHPRAPGDVPAVGGRAAQVGATVSLLVPLIRERGLTLTPLEATLAYTGIWEDTGGFSFPSTTPLDLEAAHFLAQQGAEIPRVREWVRPQLGAEAREVLKSLIRTAKVVERQGFRLLLARAQEEGYVPALAPLAHALLDLHEADGVLLVLRLAREVLLIARSRERLDVGRWLSQVGGGGHPRAAFARVRGVRNAVRRLLESLPQYLEPEPTLAEVMSAPVETLRPTTVREALRTLEERGYGAMPVVEPLEGGRVRVLGLARRRDLRKAERLGLAEHPVEGFLARALVLPPKTPLSEVEPHLKTGGGRVLVGERLGEGVKLLGIFTRTDLYRKRPALEKPLGERILEALPEGARRVVLALREVFPQGIYLVGGAVRDALLDRSGPDLDLVLEPGVRVGEVARFLAERFGGSFGLHYAFGTARVHLSFGLTVDLAESREEVYPYPGALPQVRPAPIAKDLERRDYTVNAMALSLATLELLDPYGGLEDLRNRLLRPLHPLSFVEDPSRIVRGARLAARLAFRFAEEALKALPPALLPEVLRTASKSRLRDELFLTLEEETFLEALFLLEELGVLGPLYGLKLPPKDPFLRLRWGSLEEEGFPPGRARVETRLLLLLYFQENPLEKASALGLPKRLQEVLALLLKGSWEEADKEILGKEPLRGVFLALFPEKEGWLMEKRRVLMGRDLLQLGLKPGPKVGEILRQVAEARARGEVRTFEEELALARRLIGDGSFSVPQ, encoded by the coding sequence GTGCGGGTGGTGGTAGCCCACGAGAACCTGGACTTTGACGCTCTGGGTTCCATGGTCCTGGCGGGAAGGCTCTTTCCGGGAAGCGTTCTGGCCTTGATTGGGGGCCTCGAGGGGCCCTTGAAGGAAATCGCCCCCCTTTTGGAGGATCGTCTGGATCTGGTTCCGGCTGCGGAGATCCCCGTGGAAAGGGTGACCGAGGTGGTCTTGGTGGACAACGCCCGGCCCGAGCGCATCGGTCCCTTTAAGGCCCTGGTGGGGCGGGTGCCGTTCCAGGTCTATGACCACCATCCGCGGGCCCCGGGGGATGTGCCCGCGGTGGGGGGTAGGGCGGCCCAGGTGGGGGCCACGGTAAGCCTCCTGGTTCCCTTAATCCGGGAGCGAGGCCTGACCCTCACGCCTTTGGAGGCCACCTTGGCCTACACGGGGATCTGGGAGGATACCGGAGGGTTCAGCTTTCCCTCCACCACCCCCTTGGACCTCGAGGCCGCTCACTTTTTAGCCCAGCAGGGGGCGGAGATCCCCCGGGTGCGGGAGTGGGTGCGGCCCCAGCTGGGAGCGGAGGCCCGGGAGGTTCTGAAGAGCCTTATCCGCACTGCCAAGGTGGTGGAACGGCAGGGGTTCCGGCTCCTCCTCGCCCGGGCTCAGGAGGAGGGCTATGTGCCGGCCTTGGCCCCCCTTGCCCATGCTCTTTTGGACCTGCACGAGGCCGATGGCGTTCTCCTGGTCCTCCGGCTTGCCCGGGAGGTCCTCCTCATCGCCCGGAGCCGGGAGCGGTTGGATGTGGGCCGCTGGCTTTCCCAGGTGGGAGGTGGGGGGCACCCCCGGGCGGCCTTTGCCCGGGTGCGGGGGGTACGCAATGCGGTGCGGCGCCTTTTGGAAAGCCTTCCCCAGTACCTGGAGCCCGAGCCCACCCTAGCCGAAGTCATGTCCGCGCCTGTGGAAACCCTGCGCCCCACCACCGTGCGGGAAGCCCTGCGGACCCTCGAGGAGCGGGGGTACGGGGCCATGCCGGTGGTGGAGCCCCTGGAGGGGGGAAGGGTGCGGGTCTTGGGCCTGGCCCGGAGAAGGGACCTCAGGAAGGCGGAAAGGCTCGGCTTAGCCGAGCACCCTGTGGAGGGGTTTTTGGCCCGGGCCCTGGTCCTTCCCCCAAAGACCCCTCTCTCCGAGGTGGAGCCCCACTTGAAGACGGGAGGGGGAAGGGTCCTGGTGGGGGAGAGGTTGGGGGAGGGTGTTAAGCTTCTTGGAATCTTCACCCGTACCGACCTCTACCGCAAGAGGCCCGCTTTGGAGAAGCCCCTGGGGGAGCGGATCCTGGAAGCCTTGCCCGAAGGGGCCAGGCGGGTGGTTCTGGCCCTTAGGGAGGTGTTCCCGCAAGGGATCTACCTGGTGGGGGGGGCGGTGCGGGATGCCCTTTTGGACCGGTCGGGCCCCGACCTGGACCTGGTTCTGGAACCGGGGGTCAGGGTGGGGGAGGTGGCCCGCTTTTTGGCGGAGCGCTTCGGGGGTAGCTTTGGCCTCCACTATGCCTTTGGTACCGCCCGGGTGCACCTGAGTTTCGGCCTTACCGTGGACCTGGCGGAAAGCCGGGAGGAGGTCTACCCCTATCCCGGCGCCTTACCCCAGGTGCGTCCGGCCCCCATCGCCAAGGACCTGGAGAGGCGGGATTACACGGTGAACGCCATGGCCCTGTCCTTGGCCACCTTAGAGCTTTTGGATCCTTATGGGGGCCTCGAGGATCTAAGGAACCGCCTTCTACGTCCCCTTCATCCCCTTTCCTTCGTGGAGGACCCGAGCCGCATCGTCCGGGGGGCGCGCCTTGCGGCCAGGCTCGCCTTCCGCTTCGCCGAGGAAGCCTTGAAGGCCCTGCCTCCCGCCCTCCTGCCGGAGGTGCTTAGGACCGCCAGCAAAAGCCGCCTCCGCGACGAACTCTTCTTGACCCTGGAGGAGGAGACTTTCCTGGAAGCCCTTTTTCTTTTAGAGGAGCTTGGGGTTTTGGGCCCCCTTTATGGGCTAAAGCTTCCACCCAAGGACCCCTTTTTACGGCTCAGGTGGGGGTCCCTGGAAGAGGAAGGGTTCCCGCCTGGGCGAGCGAGGGTGGAAACCCGCCTCCTCCTTCTCCTCTACTTCCAGGAAAACCCTCTGGAAAAGGCCTCGGCCTTGGGGCTTCCCAAGCGGTTGCAGGAGGTTTTGGCTCTGCTGCTCAAAGGCTCCTGGGAAGAGGCGGACAAGGAAATTTTGGGAAAAGAGCCCTTGCGTGGGGTTTTTCTGGCCCTATTCCCCGAGAAGGAGGGCTGGCTAATGGAAAAAAGGCGGGTCCTCATGGGGCGGGACCTCTTGCAGCTGGGCCTGAAGCCGGGTCCTAAGGTGGGGGAGATCCTGCGCCAGGTGGCCGAGGCGCGGGCTCGGGGGGAGGTAAGGACCTTTGAAGAGGAACTGGCCTTAGCGCGTAGACTGATAGGCGATGGGTCTTTTTCCGTACCTCAATGA
- a CDS encoding M48 metallopeptidase family protein has protein sequence MEAWARRLGVTPREIHIRPMKRKWASCSSRGRLTFSTDLLHQPAEFRREVIVHELLHLKLPNHGRLFKALLKAYLKQDF, from the coding sequence GTGGAAGCTTGGGCGCGGCGCCTGGGCGTGACCCCGCGGGAGATCCACATTCGCCCCATGAAGCGCAAATGGGCAAGCTGCTCCTCGAGGGGGCGCCTCACCTTTTCCACCGACCTCCTGCACCAACCGGCGGAGTTTCGCCGCGAGGTGATTGTGCACGAACTGCTCCACCTAAAGTTACCCAACCACGGCCGGCTGTTTAAGGCCCTCCTCAAAGCGTACCTGAAGCAGGACTTTTAA
- a CDS encoding DUF5131 family protein — translation MASLRTAIEWTDVTWNPTTGCSKVSPGCKFCYAERITERFRHQFPNGFRFTLHPKRLLEPYRWRKPRRVFVNSMSDLFHEEMPLFFLRAIFQVMRDTPWHTYQVLTKRAERLVETVPELLPWPENVWIGVSVENQRYAYRADLLRQVPAKVRFLSCEPLLGPLELDLTGIHWVIVGGESGPKHRPMKPEWVRSIRDQCVSAGVPFFFKQWGGRTPGSGGRLLDGRTWDEFPMVPEKVRLENTSPALSASAISVSEKIPTPFFLL, via the coding sequence ATGGCAAGTCTGCGAACCGCTATAGAGTGGACGGATGTAACCTGGAATCCTACAACTGGTTGCTCCAAGGTGAGCCCTGGGTGCAAGTTCTGCTATGCCGAGAGGATAACGGAGCGGTTTCGCCACCAGTTCCCCAACGGATTCCGTTTCACGCTGCACCCCAAGAGGTTGCTGGAACCCTACCGTTGGCGCAAACCTAGAAGGGTCTTTGTCAACTCCATGAGCGACCTTTTTCACGAGGAGATGCCGCTTTTCTTTCTGAGGGCCATTTTTCAGGTTATGCGCGACACTCCCTGGCACACCTATCAGGTTTTGACTAAGAGGGCGGAGCGACTTGTGGAAACTGTGCCGGAACTCCTTCCTTGGCCGGAGAATGTCTGGATAGGGGTGTCTGTGGAGAACCAACGTTACGCCTACCGCGCAGACCTGCTTCGGCAGGTTCCAGCGAAAGTCCGTTTTCTTTCCTGCGAACCCCTGTTGGGGCCGCTAGAGCTGGATCTGACAGGCATCCACTGGGTTATCGTTGGGGGAGAGTCTGGGCCTAAACACCGCCCGATGAAGCCTGAGTGGGTGCGCTCGATACGGGACCAGTGCGTCAGCGCAGGCGTCCCCTTTTTCTTCAAGCAATGGGGAGGAAGGACACCCGGGAGCGGGGGCAGGTTGCTGGACGGGCGCACGTGGGACGAGTTTCCCATGGTGCCGGAGAAGGTACGGCTTGAGAATACCTCACCTGCCTTATCCGCAAGCGCAATCTCAGTATCGGAAAAGATTCCTACCCCGTTTTTCCTCCTCTAA
- the tcmP gene encoding three-Cys-motif partner protein TcmP: protein MEHTRKPQDIPSQRTPCARKADFWTLDKLRFLEKYLPAFIKATQRAKHRYYIDGFAGPGKNLVGQKTYLGSPLIALEACQTPPGFDKLFLVEKSKENFRCLQEEVNKYPAEVREKTILINDDFNEVVDNILREIPIRAPTMFLLDPHGLELSWDTIEKIAQREKADIFILISASGVNRNIKNASAHNTITRFFGNEGWKNLTSSKPSFYSFAELYRKRLEELGLEGTELFIVARNRKNSPMHILALHSKHKIALKIANDVIERLEEEKRGRNLFRY, encoded by the coding sequence ATGGAGCACACCAGGAAACCACAGGATATCCCAAGCCAAAGAACACCTTGTGCACGAAAAGCAGACTTTTGGACACTGGATAAACTGAGGTTTCTTGAGAAATACTTACCGGCTTTCATCAAGGCAACACAGAGAGCTAAGCATCGCTACTATATAGACGGGTTCGCAGGCCCCGGGAAGAATCTTGTGGGGCAGAAAACATATTTGGGATCGCCCCTGATCGCACTGGAAGCATGCCAAACCCCGCCAGGATTCGATAAGCTCTTCCTCGTTGAAAAGAGCAAGGAAAACTTCCGCTGTTTACAAGAAGAAGTTAATAAGTATCCTGCAGAAGTCAGAGAAAAAACCATTTTGATCAACGACGATTTCAACGAAGTGGTAGACAATATCCTTCGGGAAATACCGATCAGGGCACCAACCATGTTCCTGCTAGATCCTCATGGCCTGGAACTTTCTTGGGACACGATCGAAAAGATAGCTCAACGTGAAAAGGCCGACATTTTTATCCTCATAAGCGCTAGCGGCGTAAACAGAAACATCAAAAACGCCTCGGCACACAACACAATAACCAGGTTTTTCGGCAATGAGGGGTGGAAAAATTTAACCTCCAGCAAACCATCCTTCTACAGTTTCGCAGAACTGTATCGAAAGCGACTAGAAGAACTCGGCCTTGAAGGAACAGAACTTTTTATTGTGGCACGCAACAGGAAGAACTCCCCGATGCACATTCTTGCTTTGCATTCCAAACACAAGATAGCTCTAAAAATAGCAAATGACGTAATTGAGAGGTTAGAGGAGGAAAAACGGGGTAGGAATCTTTTCCGATACTGA
- a CDS encoding Gfo/Idh/MocA family protein — MPVSLLVLGAGNRGFAYARHAHALGARILGVADPRPERLEAFRQAFHVEHSFRDWREALEKPQLAQAAVVALPDRLHKEAAVALMEKGYHLLLEKPIAPTWEEVWEVAQAKARTGRMVAVAHVLRYTPYAQALKRLLREGAIGEPVSVQHLEPVGHWHYAHSFVRGNWRKEAESSPFLLAKSIHDLDWLLFVLPGTVRRVASFGGLYHFRPERRPKGAADRCLLCPEEVERACPFSARRIYLESYQRGERGWPLDVVAYPVTRENLERALAEGPYGECVYLGRNDVADHQVVALEYEDGKTASLHVEGLSRMRFRETRIFGTEGELFGDGRYLRVYPFVRGERVIDLETEREGSIRTGHGGGDQGLTRAFLEAVARGDEGLLEPFAEAVLAHRLTFLAEEARRKGRVVQVDNPLP, encoded by the coding sequence ATGCCGGTTTCCCTCCTGGTGCTGGGGGCGGGCAACCGCGGTTTCGCCTACGCCCGCCACGCCCACGCCCTGGGCGCCCGCATCCTGGGGGTGGCGGACCCCCGTCCCGAGCGGCTTGAGGCCTTCCGGCAGGCCTTCCACGTGGAGCACTCCTTCCGGGACTGGCGGGAAGCGCTGGAGAAGCCGCAGCTGGCCCAGGCCGCGGTGGTGGCCCTGCCCGACCGCCTCCATAAGGAGGCGGCGGTGGCCCTGATGGAAAAGGGCTACCACCTCCTCCTGGAAAAGCCCATCGCCCCCACCTGGGAGGAGGTGTGGGAGGTGGCCCAGGCCAAGGCCCGCACCGGGAGGATGGTGGCCGTGGCCCACGTCCTGCGCTACACCCCCTACGCCCAGGCCCTGAAGCGCCTGCTGCGGGAGGGGGCCATCGGGGAGCCCGTTTCCGTGCAACACCTGGAGCCCGTGGGCCACTGGCACTACGCCCACAGCTTCGTGCGGGGGAACTGGCGGAAGGAGGCGGAGTCCAGCCCCTTCCTCCTGGCCAAGAGCATCCACGACCTGGACTGGCTGCTTTTCGTCCTGCCCGGGACGGTGCGGCGGGTGGCCTCCTTCGGGGGGCTTTACCACTTCCGCCCCGAGAGGAGGCCCAAGGGGGCGGCCGACCGCTGCCTCCTCTGCCCGGAGGAGGTGGAGCGGGCCTGCCCCTTTTCCGCCCGGCGCATCTACCTGGAGAGCTACCAAAGGGGGGAGCGGGGGTGGCCCCTGGACGTGGTGGCCTACCCGGTGACCAGGGAGAACCTGGAGAGGGCCCTGGCGGAGGGCCCCTACGGGGAGTGCGTGTACCTGGGGCGAAACGACGTGGCGGACCACCAGGTGGTGGCCCTGGAGTACGAGGACGGGAAGACGGCGAGCCTGCACGTGGAGGGGCTATCCCGGATGCGGTTTCGGGAGACGCGCATTTTTGGCACGGAGGGGGAGCTTTTTGGGGACGGGCGGTACCTGCGGGTCTACCCCTTTGTGCGGGGGGAGCGGGTGATTGACCTGGAGACGGAGCGGGAGGGTTCCATCCGCACGGGGCACGGGGGTGGGGACCAGGGGCTCACGCGGGCCTTTTTGGAGGCGGTGGCCCGGGGGGACGAGGGGCTTTTGGAGCCCTTCGCCGAAGCGGTGCTGGCCCACCGGCTCACCTTCCTGGCCGAGGAGGCCAGGAGGAAGGGGCGGGTCGTTCAAGTAGACAATCCCCTGCCCTGA
- a CDS encoding DUF433 domain-containing protein: MRAGAKGIASVLALDPRDRPLYTLREAARYLGVPEATLRTWVRGRSYPVHGGQGWSEPLIATPEGGPLLSFHNLVEANVLAALRKEHRITMGKVRQMVAYARKRLGVARPLLLDLKAGLGDIFLEDPQGLLALTRAGQMALEAILRDYLSRVERDEGGFPVRFRPPVAGQVRSERVVLDPRVAFGAPTVAGVKTRVLALRYDSGESLEALAEDYGLPLEAVREAVIFEGLLECGFLPPSRVFML, encoded by the coding sequence ATGAGGGCGGGAGCTAAGGGCATCGCCAGCGTCCTGGCCCTGGACCCTCGGGACCGGCCCCTGTACACCCTGCGGGAGGCGGCCCGGTACCTGGGGGTTCCCGAGGCCACCCTGCGCACCTGGGTGCGGGGGCGGAGCTACCCGGTGCATGGGGGCCAGGGGTGGTCTGAGCCCTTGATCGCGACTCCCGAGGGCGGTCCCCTGCTTTCCTTCCACAACCTGGTGGAGGCCAACGTCCTTGCAGCCCTGCGGAAGGAGCACCGCATCACCATGGGCAAGGTGCGCCAGATGGTGGCTTACGCCCGGAAGCGCCTGGGGGTGGCCCGCCCCTTGCTCCTGGACCTCAAGGCGGGTTTGGGAGACATCTTTCTGGAGGATCCCCAGGGCCTTCTGGCCCTCACCCGGGCGGGGCAGATGGCCCTCGAGGCCATCCTGCGGGACTACCTCTCCCGGGTGGAGCGGGACGAGGGGGGTTTCCCCGTGCGCTTCCGTCCGCCCGTGGCAGGACAGGTGCGGAGCGAGCGGGTGGTCCTGGACCCCCGGGTGGCCTTCGGGGCCCCCACGGTGGCGGGGGTGAAGACCCGGGTGCTGGCCCTTCGGTACGACAGCGGGGAGAGCTTGGAAGCCCTGGCGGAGGACTACGGGCTTCCCCTGGAGGCGGTGCGGGAGGCGGTGATCTTTGAGGGTTTGCTTGAATGTGGCTTTCTCCCCCCTAGTAGGGTATTTATGCTCTAG
- a CDS encoding site-2 protease family protein — translation MIGLLQQDPLAFVLAFAALVFSLVLHELGHAYAAYLFGDATAKRQGRLTLNPLRHLDPLGTVLLLLVGFGWARPVPIYPPAFRPYRLGLFVVSIAGIVINLVLAVLFALLVRGLFALDPLGVVLTLRGEGQTLTGLLALAAFFASSINLVLAVFNLLPIPPLDGSKILQSLLPLSWQPLLWRLEQYAWLSFLLILTVLRGPIQEVLRLARRVFFGFFFG, via the coding sequence ATGATCGGACTTTTGCAGCAGGACCCCTTGGCCTTTGTACTGGCCTTTGCCGCCTTGGTGTTTAGCCTGGTCCTGCACGAGCTGGGCCACGCCTACGCCGCCTACCTCTTCGGGGACGCCACCGCCAAGCGCCAGGGGCGGCTTACCCTTAACCCCTTAAGGCACCTGGATCCCTTGGGCACGGTGCTCCTTCTCCTGGTGGGGTTTGGGTGGGCCAGGCCCGTGCCCATCTATCCCCCGGCCTTCCGCCCCTACCGCCTGGGGCTTTTTGTGGTCTCCATTGCCGGGATCGTCATCAACCTGGTTCTGGCCGTGCTCTTTGCCCTTCTGGTGCGGGGGCTATTTGCCCTGGACCCCTTAGGGGTGGTGCTGACCCTGAGGGGGGAGGGGCAGACGTTAACGGGGCTTTTGGCCCTAGCGGCCTTTTTCGCCAGTTCCATCAACCTGGTCCTGGCGGTCTTCAACCTTCTGCCCATCCCCCCTTTGGACGGCTCCAAGATCCTGCAAAGCCTTCTTCCCCTTTCCTGGCAACCCCTTCTTTGGCGGCTGGAGCAGTATGCCTGGCTTTCCTTTCTTCTGATCCTTACCGTGTTGCGGGGGCCTATCCAGGAGGTGTTGCGCTTGGCCCGCAGGGTTTTCTTCGGCTTTTTCTTCGGTTAA